In Myxococcus stipitatus, a single window of DNA contains:
- a CDS encoding protein-disulfide reductase DsbD family protein translates to MKHTVSKRLVAAGGLFLSLLATVAHAALPPSAVASSAPDEGDPRVEAALLVDSTQVKPGDTFRVGVRFRLDPGWHIYWKNPGDSGLETEVDWDTPGSTVGPLQWPFPSTFRTPDGFIVTHGYEGEVLLFADATASAQAQGTLQLSAAVNALVCEVHCIPADMMLTRTIPVGPETLPDAEALPTFDAARARVPRPVEDSGHAVKLELDAKQLTAGQPFAGTFTLTSTRGAALPALEKDFFVPERIPGVDAVRLKEQGPGRFALEGKAEPDVPEAEPRLKGVLRLGTAATGFHALAVDVPLAPVVAAVGVGPAPVVAKAPSIKDSLAAVKPAAPAAPAAASAGSSMGLGMALLFAFLGGALLNLMPCVFPVLALKAYGFTRMVKQEQGRVGAHAAAYAGGIVGSMLLLAGAVLAVRAGGASVGWGFQFQEPLFVATVSAVLVVFALNLFGVFTVGLDGTSLAGRVDQSHGLLHSAGEGVLAVVLATPCSAPLLGTAVGFAFAAGPFTVLAVFTALGLGLALPFCVLVLVPGLAKRLPKPGAWMERFKQVLGFALLGTTVWLVWVMGGLAGVDGMARVLAFLVAVGLGTWVYGQAQTQEGGRRWASLAAAAAVLVGAGVVTLRFDDAAPAAARASSSVAQAQPWSDEAVAAALAAGQPVFVDFTADWCLTCKFNERTVLSREEVRAAFTEHQVAFFVADWTRRDARITARLAEHGRAGVPMYLVLSPGAADKPEVLPELLTVDSVVDAVKRASACSPTNRTDGSKVLCAAGLPKP, encoded by the coding sequence ATGAAGCACACGGTGTCCAAGAGGCTCGTCGCGGCGGGCGGTCTGTTCCTATCGCTGCTGGCGACGGTGGCGCACGCGGCCCTGCCGCCCTCCGCGGTGGCCTCGAGCGCGCCCGACGAGGGCGACCCGCGCGTGGAGGCCGCGCTGCTGGTCGACTCCACCCAGGTGAAGCCCGGCGACACCTTCCGCGTGGGCGTGCGCTTCCGCTTGGATCCAGGCTGGCACATCTACTGGAAGAACCCCGGTGACTCCGGCCTGGAGACGGAGGTCGACTGGGACACGCCGGGCTCCACGGTGGGGCCGTTGCAGTGGCCCTTCCCCAGCACCTTCCGCACGCCGGACGGCTTCATCGTCACGCACGGCTACGAGGGCGAGGTGCTCCTGTTCGCCGACGCCACGGCGTCCGCACAGGCCCAGGGCACGCTGCAGCTGTCCGCCGCGGTGAACGCGCTGGTGTGCGAGGTGCACTGCATCCCCGCGGACATGATGCTCACGCGCACCATCCCCGTGGGGCCCGAGACGCTCCCGGACGCGGAGGCGCTGCCCACGTTCGACGCCGCGCGCGCCCGCGTGCCGCGCCCCGTGGAGGACAGCGGCCACGCGGTGAAGCTGGAGCTGGACGCGAAGCAGCTCACCGCGGGGCAGCCCTTCGCCGGCACCTTCACGCTGACCTCGACGCGCGGCGCGGCGCTGCCCGCGCTGGAGAAGGACTTCTTCGTCCCCGAGCGCATCCCCGGCGTGGACGCGGTGCGCCTGAAGGAGCAGGGGCCGGGCCGCTTCGCGCTCGAGGGCAAGGCGGAGCCGGACGTGCCGGAGGCCGAGCCCCGGCTCAAGGGCGTGCTGCGCCTGGGCACGGCGGCCACCGGCTTTCACGCGCTGGCGGTGGACGTCCCCCTGGCGCCCGTGGTGGCCGCCGTGGGCGTGGGCCCGGCGCCCGTGGTGGCGAAGGCCCCGTCCATCAAGGACTCGCTCGCGGCGGTGAAGCCCGCGGCCCCGGCGGCGCCCGCCGCCGCGTCGGCCGGGTCCTCGATGGGCCTGGGCATGGCGCTGCTGTTCGCGTTCCTCGGCGGCGCGCTGCTCAACCTGATGCCGTGCGTGTTCCCGGTGCTGGCGCTCAAGGCGTATGGCTTCACGCGCATGGTGAAGCAGGAGCAGGGCCGCGTGGGCGCGCACGCCGCGGCGTATGCCGGCGGCATCGTCGGCAGCATGCTGCTGCTGGCGGGCGCGGTGCTGGCGGTGCGCGCGGGCGGCGCGAGCGTTGGCTGGGGCTTCCAGTTCCAGGAGCCGCTCTTCGTCGCCACGGTGAGCGCGGTGCTGGTGGTCTTCGCGCTCAACCTCTTCGGCGTCTTCACCGTGGGCCTGGACGGCACGTCGCTGGCGGGCCGGGTGGACCAGAGCCACGGCCTCCTGCACAGCGCGGGGGAGGGCGTGCTCGCGGTGGTGCTCGCCACGCCGTGCTCGGCGCCGCTGTTGGGCACGGCGGTGGGCTTCGCCTTCGCGGCGGGCCCCTTCACGGTGCTGGCCGTCTTCACCGCGCTCGGGCTGGGGCTGGCGCTGCCGTTCTGCGTGCTGGTGCTGGTGCCGGGGTTGGCGAAGCGGCTGCCCAAGCCGGGCGCGTGGATGGAGCGCTTCAAGCAGGTGCTGGGCTTCGCGCTGCTGGGCACCACGGTGTGGCTGGTGTGGGTGATGGGCGGGCTGGCGGGCGTGGACGGCATGGCGCGCGTGCTCGCGTTCCTCGTCGCGGTGGGGCTGGGCACGTGGGTGTACGGCCAGGCGCAGACGCAGGAGGGCGGGCGGCGGTGGGCCTCGCTCGCGGCGGCGGCGGCGGTGCTGGTGGGCGCGGGCGTCGTGACGCTGCGCTTCGATGACGCGGCTCCGGCGGCGGCGCGGGCGTCCTCCTCGGTGGCGCAGGCGCAGCCGTGGAGCGACGAGGCGGTGGCCGCGGCGCTGGCGGCGGGGCAGCCGGTGTTCGTCGACTTCACCGCGGACTGGTGCCTCACCTGCAAGTTCAACGAGCGCACCGTGCTGTCGCGCGAGGAGGTCCGCGCCGCCTTCACCGAGCACCAGGTGGCCTTCTTCGTGGCGGACTGGACGCGCCGCGACGCGCGCATCACCGCCCGGCTGGCCGAGCACGGCCGCGCGGGCGTCCCCATGTATCTGGTGCTCTCCCCCGGCGCCGCGGACAAGCCGGAGGTGCTGCCGGAGCTGTTGACGGTGGACTCCGTGGTGGACGCGGTGAAGCGCGCCTCGGCGTGCTCGCCGACGAACCGGACGGATGGTTCGAAGGTCCTCTGCGCCGCGGGGCTGCCGAAGCCTTGA
- a CDS encoding thioredoxin family protein yields MKQVLTALTLGAVFVSAPAFADAEVGKPAPAFTLKDEAGKEHSLSQYKGKVVVLEWTNPECPFVKRHYEADTMANTLKGFDAKKVVWLAVDSTAHNTPEKSAAWKKSEGFTYPVLQDASGTTGKAYGAKTTPHMYVIDEQGVVRYAGAIDDDPRGKSDKKVNHVKTAVDALLGGKPVPASTTTPYGCSVKYKAAS; encoded by the coding sequence ATGAAGCAGGTCCTCACCGCTCTGACGCTCGGCGCCGTCTTCGTCAGCGCGCCCGCCTTCGCCGACGCGGAGGTCGGCAAGCCGGCCCCGGCCTTCACCCTGAAGGACGAGGCGGGCAAGGAGCACTCGCTGTCGCAGTACAAGGGCAAGGTGGTGGTGCTGGAGTGGACCAACCCGGAGTGCCCGTTCGTGAAGCGGCACTACGAGGCGGACACCATGGCCAACACCCTGAAGGGCTTCGACGCCAAGAAGGTCGTCTGGCTCGCGGTGGACTCCACGGCGCACAACACGCCGGAGAAGTCCGCGGCCTGGAAGAAGTCGGAGGGCTTCACCTATCCCGTCCTCCAGGACGCCAGCGGCACGACGGGCAAGGCGTACGGCGCCAAGACGACGCCGCACATGTACGTCATCGACGAGCAGGGCGTCGTCCGCTACGCCGGCGCCATCGACGACGACCCGCGCGGCAAGAGCGACAAGAAGGTCAACCACGTGAAGACGGCGGTGGACGCGCTGCTCGGCGGCAAGCCCGTGCCGGCCTCCACCACCACGCCCTACGGCTGCTCCGTGAAGTACAAGGCCGCGAGCTGA
- a CDS encoding lysylphosphatidylglycerol synthase domain-containing protein gives MKRSRMWALALVGLGLLVSALFLARFLDESRESGQWVHSGNVPVWAVPVAVLYQVVAHVLRTKNAQRLLRVVRPTTWRILFSGLSVGYLFNAILPFRLGELVRAHLIGTRMRISRAVVLFTILFERAVDGLLLGLCALGVVIATWTRAPEAAALMLRLALGVGAVSLTAAMLIWLLYTQNRRMLRALGGLTALLNDRLKDRIRFVLWSLIYGTHVIFRSARLGRFVLTSMTMWALYLASAAALVWGYLPDRDPVGTLGTAVGAYLSVGVPSGPGFVGTFHYYYSELARGLLGITGVPVGLSLVTWAVLIGPFALVGLYFLVERQRERAAAATPRLERLKNKLHRDADISREFSHFLDEYFSGQALSHVLSTGELRGDFRMVRTFKGGSNASTLLVWDGQALSVRKVTLPQHAEKLKVQHDWLLSRRDVPHLPRILRELRNGDFYAFDLEYREQYIPFFQFIHSEEVERSKQVLDRVLDFVGTHIYATVERRDEPALLERYLREKVEDKVRDAAALSPRLAELLTHDTLTINGQRYENIFPALARLRANPRALAELASMRDTPIHGDLTVDNLIVRREDADFLVLDPNNENAISDPVVDLAKLCQSLHSGYEFLCQLERARSEDAVVEYEEATSSRYAELYAHLQRRFETTLPPDVRRTILFHEAVHYCRMLTYRARINADSLPAFFATAVRLFNAFNAQYTSVEVASRPDLHASLQHSA, from the coding sequence ATGAAGCGCTCGCGGATGTGGGCCCTGGCCCTGGTGGGCCTGGGACTGCTCGTCAGCGCCCTCTTCCTCGCGCGCTTCCTGGACGAGTCTCGCGAGTCCGGGCAGTGGGTGCACTCGGGCAACGTCCCGGTCTGGGCCGTCCCGGTGGCGGTGCTCTACCAGGTCGTGGCGCACGTGCTGCGCACGAAGAACGCCCAGCGCCTCCTGCGCGTGGTGCGCCCCACCACGTGGCGCATCCTCTTCTCCGGCCTGTCTGTCGGCTACCTCTTCAACGCCATCCTGCCGTTCCGCCTGGGCGAGCTGGTGCGCGCGCACCTCATCGGCACGCGCATGCGCATCAGCCGCGCGGTCGTGCTGTTCACCATCCTCTTCGAGCGCGCGGTGGACGGCCTGCTCCTGGGCCTGTGCGCGCTGGGGGTGGTCATCGCCACCTGGACGCGGGCGCCCGAGGCCGCCGCGCTGATGCTGCGGCTCGCGCTGGGCGTGGGCGCGGTGAGCCTCACCGCGGCGATGCTCATCTGGCTGCTGTACACGCAGAACCGCCGCATGCTGCGCGCCCTGGGCGGCCTCACCGCGCTGCTCAACGACCGGTTGAAGGACCGCATCCGCTTCGTCCTCTGGTCGCTCATCTACGGCACGCACGTCATCTTCCGCTCCGCGCGCCTGGGCCGCTTCGTCCTCACGTCGATGACCATGTGGGCGCTCTACCTCGCCTCCGCGGCCGCGCTGGTGTGGGGCTACCTGCCGGACCGGGACCCCGTGGGCACCCTGGGCACCGCCGTGGGCGCCTACCTCTCCGTGGGCGTGCCCTCCGGCCCCGGCTTCGTGGGGACGTTCCACTACTACTACTCGGAGCTGGCGCGGGGACTGCTCGGCATCACCGGCGTGCCCGTGGGACTGTCGCTGGTGACGTGGGCGGTGCTCATCGGCCCCTTCGCGCTGGTGGGCCTGTACTTCCTGGTGGAGCGCCAACGCGAGCGCGCCGCCGCCGCGACGCCCCGGCTGGAGCGCCTGAAGAACAAGCTGCACCGGGACGCGGACATCAGCCGCGAGTTCAGCCACTTCCTGGATGAGTACTTCTCCGGACAGGCGCTCAGCCACGTGCTGTCCACGGGCGAGCTGCGCGGCGACTTCCGCATGGTGCGCACCTTCAAGGGCGGCTCCAACGCCAGCACCCTGCTCGTCTGGGACGGGCAGGCGCTGAGCGTGCGCAAGGTGACGCTGCCGCAGCACGCGGAGAAGCTGAAGGTGCAGCACGACTGGCTGCTGTCGCGCCGCGACGTCCCGCACCTGCCCCGCATCCTGCGCGAGCTGCGCAACGGCGACTTCTACGCCTTCGACCTGGAGTACCGCGAGCAGTACATCCCCTTCTTCCAGTTCATCCACTCGGAGGAGGTGGAGCGCTCCAAGCAGGTGCTGGACCGGGTGCTCGACTTCGTGGGCACGCACATCTACGCGACGGTGGAGCGGCGCGACGAGCCCGCGCTCCTGGAGCGCTACCTGCGCGAGAAGGTCGAGGACAAGGTGCGCGACGCGGCGGCGCTGAGCCCCCGGCTGGCGGAGCTGCTCACGCACGACACGCTCACCATCAACGGGCAGCGCTACGAGAACATCTTCCCCGCGCTCGCGCGCCTGCGGGCCAACCCGCGCGCGCTGGCGGAGCTGGCCAGCATGCGGGACACGCCCATCCACGGCGACCTGACGGTGGACAACCTCATCGTGCGGCGCGAGGACGCGGACTTCCTCGTGCTCGACCCGAACAACGAGAACGCCATCAGCGACCCGGTGGTGGACCTGGCCAAGCTGTGCCAGTCGCTGCACTCGGGCTACGAGTTCCTGTGCCAGCTGGAGCGCGCGCGGAGCGAGGACGCCGTGGTGGAGTACGAGGAGGCCACGTCGTCGCGCTACGCGGAGTTGTACGCCCACCTCCAGCGCCGCTTCGAGACGACGCTGCCCCCGGACGTGCGCCGCACCATCCTCTTCCATGAGGCGGTGCACTACTGCCGCATGCTCACCTACCGGGCCCGCATCAACGCCGACAGCCTGCCCGCCTTCTTCGCCACCGCGGTGCGGCTGTTCAACGCCTTCAACGCCCAGTACACCTCGGTGGAGGTGGCCTCCCGGCCAGACCTCCACGCCTCCCTCCAGCACTCGGCCTGA
- a CDS encoding HAD family hydrolase: MQGGAMIRCMLFDMDGTLLFTEEANFVSYRRAFADAGFTLERAAYQRAFGLRFDAMVREVGARLSPEDAARVKEAKARYYPESFDQVRPNLPLIGLLRSVRGHHTTGLVTTAATPNARALLRHFDLTHLFDITVFGEDVERPKPDPEGYLKAARLAGIAPSDCLAFEDSPSGIAAAEAAGIQVVRIQEQG, encoded by the coding sequence ATGCAGGGGGGTGCGATGATCCGCTGCATGTTGTTCGACATGGATGGGACGCTGCTCTTCACCGAGGAGGCCAATTTCGTCTCATACCGCCGCGCCTTCGCCGACGCGGGCTTCACCCTGGAACGCGCCGCGTACCAGCGCGCCTTCGGGCTGCGCTTCGACGCGATGGTGCGCGAGGTCGGCGCGCGACTGAGCCCCGAGGACGCCGCGCGCGTGAAGGAGGCCAAGGCCCGCTACTACCCCGAGTCCTTCGACCAGGTGCGCCCCAACCTGCCGCTCATCGGGCTCCTGCGCTCGGTGCGAGGGCACCACACCACGGGGCTGGTGACGACGGCCGCCACGCCCAACGCGCGCGCCCTGCTGCGCCACTTCGACCTCACGCACCTCTTCGACATCACCGTCTTCGGTGAGGACGTCGAGCGCCCGAAGCCGGACCCCGAGGGCTACCTGAAGGCCGCGCGGCTGGCCGGCATCGCCCCGTCCGACTGCCTGGCCTTCGAGGACAGCCCCAGCGGCATCGCCGCGGCCGAGGCCGCGGGCATCCAGGTGGTCCGCATCCAGGAGCAGGGATGA
- a CDS encoding type II secretion system protein GspG: MRRALREAGKALLIVAMSGGMLLLGFVLTGNVCDYGPDDRARMDLKNLSAALRLHHRKTRRYPTSAEGLQALVDSGVLEQLPLDPWRNEYGYAHCARHIFLWSQGADGEPGGEGRDADLVLIAAQPPAR, translated from the coding sequence TTGCGTCGGGCCTTGCGAGAAGCTGGCAAGGCGTTGCTCATCGTCGCGATGAGTGGAGGAATGCTCCTCCTGGGCTTTGTCCTGACGGGCAACGTATGCGACTACGGTCCCGACGACAGGGCCCGGATGGACCTGAAGAACCTCTCCGCGGCGCTCCGTCTCCATCACCGGAAGACGAGGCGGTACCCCACCAGCGCCGAGGGTCTCCAGGCGCTCGTGGACTCGGGCGTGCTGGAGCAGCTGCCCCTGGACCCGTGGCGGAACGAGTACGGGTACGCCCACTGTGCGAGACACATCTTCCTCTGGAGCCAGGGTGCGGACGGTGAGCCCGGAGGAGAGGGCCGGGACGCGGACCTCGTGTTGATTGCAGCACAGCCGCCCGCTCGCTGA
- a CDS encoding MFS transporter, with product MSSATATVSYDSRRGRCVLMASVLGSGMAFLDSTAVNVALPALDRELHTGLAGLQWAVDGYLLTLSALVLTGGALGDAWGQRRVFLLGVLAFTACSVLCGLSPNAWTLAVFRAAQGMGAALLVPASLAMLRTSFPEEDRQRAVSAWAGLSGVTTALGPLLGGWLVDVASWRLVFFINLPMALLTAWTTLRHVPDDAPSGQPRKLDIAGSVTAALGLGGVIYALIEGPAHGWTAAPVLAAVGGVATLAVFLVIQARGRHPMLPLGVFRSRTFSGANLTTLAVYFALGGVSFLVLLALQQQLGYSALAAGASLLPLTVLMLVLSPPVGRLAGYTGARPLMTVGPLLAGAGMALLTRLHRGGGYVDTVLPGVLVLGVGLSLTVGPLTSVVLGAVEERHAGIASGVNNAVARIAGLLAVALLPLLGGLAGKTGDAFLAGTRTALWISAGLCAVGALCSWLMLPRDVGKLTRGGASKDTRPPPHPPPASRPGLTPRQRHP from the coding sequence ATGTCCTCCGCCACCGCCACCGTCTCGTACGACAGTCGACGCGGCAGGTGCGTGCTGATGGCGAGCGTGCTCGGCAGCGGCATGGCCTTCCTCGATTCGACGGCGGTCAACGTCGCCCTGCCCGCGCTGGACCGTGAACTGCACACCGGCCTGGCCGGCCTCCAGTGGGCCGTGGATGGCTATCTGCTCACGCTCAGCGCGCTGGTGCTCACCGGCGGCGCCCTGGGCGATGCGTGGGGGCAGCGGCGCGTCTTCCTGCTCGGGGTGCTCGCGTTCACCGCCTGCTCGGTGCTGTGCGGCCTGTCGCCCAACGCCTGGACGCTCGCCGTCTTCCGAGCGGCCCAGGGCATGGGCGCCGCGCTGCTGGTGCCCGCGAGCCTCGCCATGCTGCGCACGTCGTTCCCGGAGGAGGACCGGCAGCGCGCGGTGTCCGCCTGGGCGGGCCTGTCCGGCGTCACCACCGCGCTGGGGCCGCTGCTCGGCGGCTGGCTGGTGGACGTCGCCTCGTGGCGGCTGGTGTTCTTCATCAACCTGCCCATGGCCCTGCTCACCGCGTGGACGACGCTGCGCCACGTGCCGGACGACGCGCCGTCGGGCCAGCCCCGGAAGCTGGACATCGCCGGGTCGGTGACGGCGGCGCTCGGCCTGGGCGGCGTCATCTACGCGCTCATCGAGGGCCCCGCGCACGGCTGGACGGCGGCGCCCGTGCTCGCGGCGGTGGGCGGCGTGGCGACGCTCGCGGTGTTCCTCGTCATCCAGGCGCGGGGACGACACCCCATGCTGCCGCTCGGCGTGTTCCGCTCGAGGACCTTCTCCGGCGCCAACCTCACCACGCTCGCCGTCTACTTCGCGCTGGGGGGCGTCAGCTTCCTCGTCCTGCTCGCGCTGCAACAACAGCTCGGGTATTCGGCGCTGGCGGCGGGGGCGTCGCTGCTGCCGCTCACCGTGCTGATGCTCGTGCTGTCCCCTCCCGTGGGACGGCTCGCGGGCTACACCGGCGCGCGGCCGTTGATGACGGTGGGCCCCCTGCTGGCGGGCGCGGGCATGGCGCTGCTGACGCGCCTGCACCGGGGCGGAGGCTACGTGGACACGGTGCTGCCGGGCGTCCTGGTGCTGGGCGTGGGCCTGAGCCTCACGGTGGGGCCGCTGACGTCGGTGGTGCTCGGCGCGGTGGAGGAGCGACACGCGGGCATCGCCTCCGGCGTGAACAACGCGGTGGCGCGCATCGCCGGCCTGCTGGCGGTGGCGCTGCTGCCCCTGCTCGGCGGCCTCGCGGGGAAGACGGGCGACGCGTTCCTCGCGGGCACGCGCACCGCGCTCTGGATTTCCGCCGGCCTGTGCGCGGTGGGCGCGCTGTGCTCGTGGCTCATGCTCCCGCGAGACGTGGGGAAGCTGACGCGCGGCGGGGCGTCGAAGGACACACGCCCCCCGCCCCACCCGCCGCCGGCGTCACGGCCCGGGCTCACGCCGCGCCAGCGTCACCCCTAG
- a CDS encoding GNAT family N-acetyltransferase produces the protein MMTTSAEEFIIRKAGLAELEDVIRLRLALMSELAAPRPEELAVWEAATRRYLPSALPAGRFHVWLAYVGGEAVACAGLAPYERPPSPEGLSGLEGYIVNMYTAPAWRRRGISRALLADMLDFARELGLGRLWLHASRDGRPLYEAMGFSTNPTALEWKPGV, from the coding sequence ATGATGACCACGAGCGCCGAGGAATTCATCATCCGCAAGGCAGGACTCGCGGAGCTGGAAGACGTCATCCGGTTGCGGCTCGCGTTGATGAGCGAGCTGGCCGCGCCCCGCCCCGAGGAGCTGGCGGTGTGGGAGGCCGCCACGCGGCGATACCTGCCGTCGGCGCTGCCCGCGGGCCGCTTCCACGTGTGGCTGGCATACGTCGGCGGCGAGGCCGTGGCCTGCGCGGGACTGGCTCCCTACGAGCGGCCGCCTTCCCCCGAGGGGCTCTCCGGGTTGGAGGGCTACATCGTCAACATGTACACCGCGCCGGCGTGGCGGCGACGCGGCATCTCCCGCGCGCTCCTGGCGGACATGCTCGACTTCGCGAGGGAGCTGGGCCTGGGGCGGCTGTGGCTGCACGCCTCGCGGGACGGCCGGCCGCTCTACGAGGCCATGGGCTTCTCCACCAACCCCACGGCCCTGGAGTGGAAGCCCGGGGTGTGA
- a CDS encoding glycosyltransferase family 2 protein, producing MAAERILVFIPMYNCERQVPRVLGRFGEDVQRRFAEIIVVDNGSRDNGVEAAAQGLAKLQHLPGKVLVNDDNYNLGGSHKVAFEYALAHGFDRVVVLHGDDQADINDLIPILDAGDYREQDSLLGSRFMRGSRLQGYSLFRTLGNHVFNLLFSAAARRRVYDLGSGLNLYSVRYLEPRFYLGFPDNLTFNIHLLLAGIHRRSRFGFFPLSWREEDQVSNVRMVRQSLQTGRIAVEYAKAPDAFLAKDWSSRPGRPYTSTVVAQVSGGHIERTRVPAFPSR from the coding sequence GTGGCCGCCGAACGCATCCTCGTCTTCATCCCCATGTACAACTGCGAGCGGCAGGTTCCGCGCGTGCTCGGTCGCTTCGGCGAGGACGTGCAGCGCCGCTTCGCGGAAATCATCGTGGTGGACAACGGCAGCCGCGACAACGGCGTGGAGGCCGCCGCGCAGGGGCTCGCGAAGCTCCAGCACCTGCCGGGCAAGGTGCTCGTCAACGACGACAACTACAACCTCGGCGGCTCGCACAAGGTGGCCTTCGAGTACGCGCTCGCGCACGGCTTCGACCGGGTGGTGGTGCTGCACGGGGACGACCAGGCGGACATCAACGACCTGATTCCCATCCTCGACGCCGGGGACTACCGGGAGCAGGACTCGCTGCTGGGCAGCCGCTTCATGCGCGGCTCGCGGCTGCAGGGCTATTCGCTGTTCCGCACCCTGGGCAACCACGTCTTCAACCTGCTGTTCTCCGCAGCGGCGCGGCGGCGCGTGTACGACCTGGGCTCCGGCCTCAACCTGTACTCGGTGCGCTACCTGGAGCCGCGCTTCTACCTGGGCTTCCCGGACAACCTCACGTTCAACATCCACCTGCTGCTGGCGGGCATCCACCGGCGCTCGCGCTTCGGCTTCTTCCCGCTGAGCTGGCGCGAGGAGGACCAGGTCAGCAACGTGCGCATGGTGCGCCAGTCGCTCCAGACGGGCCGCATCGCGGTGGAGTACGCCAAGGCGCCGGACGCCTTCCTCGCGAAGGACTGGAGCAGCCGTCCGGGCCGGCCCTACACCTCAACCGTTGTGGCGCAGGTGAGCGGGGGCCACATCGAGCGCACCCGCGTCCCCGCCTTCCCCTCCCGCTGA
- a CDS encoding NTP transferase domain-containing protein: MRPLHVLLPMAGLGSRFADAGFTTPKPLIPVDGMPMVLKALSSLSDWGLEVVHTAVVRRPHEEQFRLATLLREAVPGLEVVILEEMTRGAVETALAASGRMTGERGLLVMDCDLWFDSPAYRDLVRAALASDDPTLAGGLLTFPSQLPRYSYAKCEGDRVVRTAEKVVISDAAIMGAYFFATERHFLDVGRQLMDRPISEGMREYYLSLLYNLLLDAGGAVRAAKVSRYASFGTPEELRQYQAQGPTTP; this comes from the coding sequence ATGCGTCCGCTCCACGTCCTGCTGCCCATGGCCGGCCTCGGCTCGCGCTTCGCCGACGCGGGCTTCACCACGCCCAAGCCGCTCATCCCCGTGGATGGCATGCCCATGGTGCTCAAGGCCCTCTCCAGCCTGTCGGACTGGGGGCTGGAGGTCGTGCACACCGCCGTGGTGCGCCGGCCGCACGAGGAGCAGTTCCGGCTGGCCACGCTCCTGCGGGAGGCCGTGCCCGGGCTGGAGGTGGTGATTCTGGAGGAGATGACCCGGGGCGCGGTGGAGACGGCGCTCGCGGCGTCCGGACGGATGACCGGGGAGCGGGGCCTGCTGGTCATGGACTGCGACCTGTGGTTCGACAGCCCGGCGTATCGCGACCTGGTGCGCGCGGCGCTCGCCAGCGACGACCCCACGCTCGCCGGCGGGTTGCTCACCTTCCCCTCCCAGCTGCCGCGCTACAGCTATGCGAAGTGCGAGGGGGACCGGGTGGTGCGCACGGCGGAGAAGGTGGTCATCTCCGACGCCGCCATCATGGGCGCCTACTTCTTCGCCACCGAGCGCCACTTCCTCGACGTGGGCCGCCAGCTGATGGACCGCCCCATCTCCGAGGGCATGCGCGAGTACTACCTGTCGCTGCTCTACAACCTCCTGCTGGACGCGGGCGGCGCGGTGCGGGCGGCGAAGGTGTCGCGCTACGCCTCCTTCGGCACGCCGGAGGAGCTGCGCCAGTACCAGGCCCAGGGCCCCACGACGCCTTGA
- a CDS encoding ubiquitin carboxyl-terminal hydrolase 14: MATECIHIERAGNPEPRSQGCEECLKMGARWVHLRRCLDCGHVGCCDSSPNKHATKHFHQTRHPVIQSFEPGEAWVWCYEDRVLMDERPQRMEEART; the protein is encoded by the coding sequence ATGGCGACCGAATGCATCCATATCGAGCGGGCGGGTAACCCGGAGCCGCGCAGCCAGGGCTGCGAGGAATGTCTGAAGATGGGGGCCCGCTGGGTCCACCTGCGGCGCTGCCTCGACTGCGGCCACGTGGGGTGCTGTGACTCGTCGCCCAACAAGCACGCGACGAAGCACTTCCACCAGACGCGTCACCCCGTCATCCAGTCCTTCGAGCCCGGGGAGGCGTGGGTATGGTGCTACGAGGACCGTGTCCTCATGGACGAACGGCCCCAGCGGATGGAGGAGGCGCGGACCTAG